A genomic stretch from Nocardia wallacei includes:
- a CDS encoding type VII secretion target: MPDNVYIDPDLLRQLAEKHDGIADDTRKWAQPPSDWLNAFPETYGKIAHPVHQALVRYYTARERAGNALADEHQYTANSLREAALAYERADQDGSRDIKLAGDNVNPQPMPQVTPGGPGTTPPSGPPGGGPAGTPPGGPAGGPSTGTGPNGAGPSGPSGPEGGPAGTDNGRPGSGVTGADTAGPGSVPAAASSGGPGATSTAPASSVVPPVGSIPPGGPSGGPGGGPGGGSFDERSGVQSSGARSDVPPMPVVTPFAAAVAKAKDEAAEPAYVVGDAVDEDLVLAKTLLGGVLAAADTTAVGLHWAVAVLRGPAGTGVFITSNEGRGWLPPGVFLPQEVSTPWSWDEVLSDAEEDGSPWEGVSDPARILVEFGLAWGPKAGARLSALVSSGPLDPSLRSRFADVPMEGLVGPSDDLDLRAFTVDTADRLGLTGSAAALQHVASVPDNRVRATCLDLATDAHAQVGRAGTTPAEAALSRGVRQRIIGLLQNGQEVPAALWRELRDADDLLAAAMLSRRVDVGRVEPGALRVDDNPALRAMVFERRCNELALLLADEPTRQQLRDAVYAHAQIVEHPQFVAAPAAVATAVDERVVRPAAPPTSVVAPGGQVSAPPPVSAPTVAVTPPATPPPGGPQNQS, translated from the coding sequence ATGCCGGACAACGTGTACATCGATCCCGACTTGTTGCGTCAGCTGGCAGAAAAGCACGACGGCATCGCCGACGACACTCGGAAATGGGCGCAGCCGCCGTCGGATTGGCTCAACGCCTTCCCCGAGACGTACGGAAAAATCGCGCATCCGGTGCATCAGGCGCTGGTGCGGTATTACACCGCGCGCGAACGCGCAGGTAACGCGCTCGCCGACGAACACCAGTACACCGCGAATTCGCTGCGCGAGGCCGCGCTCGCCTACGAGCGCGCCGACCAGGACGGCAGCCGCGACATCAAGTTGGCGGGCGACAACGTCAACCCGCAGCCGATGCCCCAGGTGACGCCCGGTGGCCCGGGTACCACGCCGCCCTCCGGCCCGCCGGGAGGTGGGCCCGCGGGCACGCCGCCGGGTGGTCCGGCAGGCGGGCCGTCGACCGGCACCGGGCCGAACGGCGCCGGACCTTCCGGTCCGTCCGGACCGGAAGGCGGTCCGGCGGGGACCGACAACGGCCGCCCAGGGTCCGGCGTGACCGGAGCCGACACCGCCGGGCCGGGCAGCGTCCCGGCGGCGGCATCGTCCGGTGGTCCGGGTGCCACGAGTACCGCACCGGCGAGTTCGGTGGTGCCGCCGGTCGGTTCGATCCCGCCGGGTGGCCCCAGCGGCGGACCGGGTGGCGGGCCGGGCGGCGGATCGTTCGACGAGCGGTCCGGCGTGCAGTCCTCCGGGGCGCGGTCCGATGTCCCGCCGATGCCGGTGGTCACGCCGTTCGCGGCAGCGGTGGCGAAGGCCAAGGACGAGGCGGCCGAGCCGGCCTACGTGGTCGGTGACGCGGTCGACGAGGATCTGGTGCTCGCCAAGACACTGCTCGGTGGAGTGCTGGCCGCCGCCGACACCACCGCCGTGGGCCTGCACTGGGCCGTCGCGGTGCTGCGCGGACCGGCCGGTACGGGCGTGTTCATCACCTCCAACGAGGGTCGGGGGTGGTTGCCGCCCGGTGTGTTCCTGCCGCAGGAGGTGTCCACGCCCTGGTCGTGGGACGAGGTGCTGTCCGATGCCGAGGAGGACGGATCGCCCTGGGAGGGTGTGTCGGACCCGGCGCGCATCCTGGTCGAGTTCGGCCTGGCCTGGGGTCCGAAGGCCGGTGCCCGGCTGAGCGCGCTGGTGTCGTCCGGACCCTTGGACCCGAGCCTGCGCAGCCGGTTCGCCGACGTGCCGATGGAGGGCCTGGTCGGCCCGTCGGACGATCTCGATCTGCGGGCGTTCACCGTGGACACGGCCGACCGGCTCGGTCTCACCGGGTCGGCGGCGGCGCTGCAACACGTCGCCTCGGTCCCGGACAACCGGGTGCGCGCCACCTGTCTCGACCTGGCCACCGACGCGCACGCGCAGGTCGGCCGGGCGGGCACGACGCCCGCGGAGGCGGCGCTGTCGCGCGGGGTGCGCCAGCGCATCATCGGCCTGCTGCAGAACGGGCAGGAGGTCCCTGCGGCCTTGTGGCGGGAACTGCGCGACGCCGACGACCTGCTGGCCGCGGCGATGCTGTCGCGGCGGGTGGACGTGGGCCGCGTGGAGCCGGGTGCCCTGCGGGTGGACGACAATCCGGCCCTGCGGGCCATGGTCTTCGAGCGGCGATGCAACGAACTCGCGCTGCTGCTGGCCGACGAGCCGACCCGCCAGCAACTCCGCGACGCCGTCTACGCGCACGCCCAGATCGTCGAGCATCCGCAGTTCGTCGCGGCCCCCGCGGCGGTCGCCACCGCCGTGGACGAGCGCGTCGTCCGCCCGGCTGCCCCGCCGACCTCGGTCGTCGCGCCCGGGGGTCAGGTTTCGGCCCCGCCGCCGGTTTCCGCCCCGACGGTCGCCGTCACACCACCTGCCACGCCGCCCCCGGGTGGCCCGCAGAACCAGTCGTGA
- a CDS encoding PE family protein, translated as MALNVDPAQLAAAASKLAELADGTGGEIPTSWVMPAGSDPISAGSVPHLNNKAADAFNGMAGVLNDIHRLAHEVGASASDYTGADTEGAREVNGSGGEVIDNPVAPVAMPGQWRPPTFNMPAAAAAGDPLVYAQQLRAGPGTGPANGFTNDVRNFLAGAHPKIVSGVDAAAQALQHWTPVGAEAAGHLHRYRSQLDDKRGELEKLLDMVDTYTGAFDTAKAKHPTPEEIIATRKKLLKAIRTKDQLGIQKALAEYEEQNARSAETMTGYSSTVNGKNAAGEAQSSGQNASSSSSDAMMQMLPSLLSSMMSGAGQLAGDQGGDSSEGLSDYDYSDYGLGADYMSGLGGGGGGDFTGGAVPSVGDVSGAINQTSGPAMGPMVASAAGFSGAGTASVAEPLRGTGNPVGGGAARGAGAGSGMMPYMPMTPGMGGANAGGSNERNRVVAWHPDRLMYVDDTPHTEQVIGEKPTIAPTVTPPTPGPAGQDQTRAGGST; from the coding sequence ATGGCGCTGAATGTCGATCCGGCGCAGTTGGCCGCAGCGGCGTCCAAACTCGCCGAGCTCGCTGACGGGACCGGCGGCGAGATCCCGACGTCGTGGGTCATGCCCGCGGGGTCGGATCCGATCTCGGCGGGCTCGGTCCCGCACCTCAACAACAAGGCCGCGGACGCGTTCAACGGCATGGCCGGCGTGCTGAACGACATCCACCGCCTGGCCCACGAGGTCGGCGCGTCGGCATCGGACTACACCGGCGCCGACACCGAAGGCGCGCGTGAAGTGAATGGCAGTGGCGGTGAGGTCATCGATAATCCCGTCGCCCCTGTGGCAATGCCGGGACAGTGGCGACCGCCGACATTCAATATGCCCGCAGCCGCTGCGGCAGGAGATCCCTTGGTCTATGCGCAGCAGCTGCGCGCCGGGCCTGGGACGGGGCCCGCGAACGGATTCACCAACGATGTGCGCAACTTCCTGGCTGGAGCCCACCCGAAGATCGTCTCCGGTGTGGATGCGGCCGCGCAGGCATTGCAACACTGGACCCCGGTCGGTGCCGAGGCGGCCGGGCACCTGCATCGCTACCGGAGCCAGCTGGACGACAAACGTGGTGAACTGGAGAAGCTGCTCGACATGGTCGACACCTACACCGGTGCATTCGATACGGCCAAAGCCAAACACCCGACCCCCGAGGAGATCATCGCCACCCGCAAGAAGCTGCTGAAAGCCATCCGCACCAAGGACCAGCTCGGTATCCAGAAGGCGCTGGCCGAGTATGAGGAACAGAACGCGCGCTCGGCGGAGACGATGACGGGCTACTCCAGCACGGTCAACGGGAAGAACGCGGCGGGGGAGGCGCAGTCCTCCGGTCAGAATGCCTCGTCCTCCAGTAGTGACGCGATGATGCAGATGTTGCCGAGTCTGCTCAGCTCCATGATGAGCGGCGCCGGCCAGCTCGCGGGGGATCAGGGCGGGGACTCCTCGGAGGGCCTGAGCGACTACGACTACAGCGACTACGGCCTCGGCGCGGACTACATGTCCGGCCTCGGCGGCGGTGGCGGCGGCGACTTCACCGGGGGCGCGGTGCCGTCCGTCGGCGACGTCTCCGGCGCGATCAACCAGACGTCCGGTCCGGCGATGGGCCCGATGGTCGCCTCGGCGGCCGGGTTCAGCGGCGCGGGCACGGCATCGGTGGCAGAACCCTTGCGCGGCACCGGAAATCCGGTCGGCGGCGGGGCGGCGCGCGGCGCCGGCGCGGGCTCGGGGATGATGCCGTACATGCCGATGACACCCGGTATGGGCGGGGCCAACGCCGGCGGCAGCAATGAGCGCAACCGGGTGGTCGCCTGGCATCCGGACCGGCTGATGTACGTCGACGACACGCCGCACACCGAGCAGGTGATCGGCGAGAAGCCGACCATCGCGCCGACCGTGACACCACCGACGCCGGGACCGGCCGGCCAGGACCAGACACGAGCTGGAGGTTCCACATGA
- a CDS encoding C40 family peptidase, with protein MTSPAEVTPEVVEDAEATGTDGAPQPTPWSSRSGPQRSRSGDRTATPGGPATPDQNRPAAQGQPAPNPPSTGPGTTPAPGPGTTTAGPQPAPPADATATTAPPNPAAPQGATTQLPQPPPAAAPPAEEPGPDLDALAELAPAALSAGAMAMTMLPMLASALSGLNGGGSNGQTGTGGATGTGGSTGTGGAAAGNGQLSPEAQHALAVLKKLQSVYGEGDPLSPKTKRLADEAGSTATGTGSTAKAVKLRRLYQRTVSTAFNNLDNQLVRYMKSLAGNHSLDKAAVNKLLRDVDVALAELGPAAYTKEGQMRVHQILTVAVQRAEKIVTGGQASSSATTAQINELTRQYIYNLAGQNYTPRTVSAAGASPTAQRAIQEALAQVGDPYVWGAEGPNSFDCSGLMQYAARAAGVNIPRVAADQYRQLPKVRPQDIQPGDLIFPAAQYNGGNPGHVMMYIGNGKCVEAPSAGKNVQVTSLPSSYYASRFTG; from the coding sequence ATGACGAGCCCGGCCGAGGTGACGCCCGAGGTCGTCGAAGACGCCGAGGCGACCGGCACCGACGGCGCCCCGCAGCCCACGCCGTGGTCGAGCCGGTCCGGGCCGCAGCGGTCGCGGTCCGGTGACCGCACCGCGACCCCGGGCGGGCCGGCCACCCCCGACCAGAACCGGCCCGCGGCGCAGGGACAGCCCGCGCCGAACCCACCGAGCACCGGGCCCGGCACCACCCCGGCGCCGGGCCCGGGAACAACGACTGCCGGGCCACAGCCCGCGCCACCGGCAGACGCCACCGCAACCACGGCGCCACCGAATCCCGCTGCCCCGCAAGGCGCGACGACTCAACTCCCCCAACCCCCGCCCGCCGCCGCACCGCCCGCCGAGGAACCGGGACCGGACCTCGACGCGCTCGCCGAACTGGCCCCGGCCGCGCTCTCGGCCGGTGCGATGGCCATGACGATGCTGCCGATGCTGGCATCCGCGCTGTCCGGACTCAACGGCGGCGGCTCGAACGGACAGACCGGCACGGGCGGCGCGACGGGAACCGGCGGGTCGACCGGGACCGGCGGCGCGGCGGCCGGGAACGGACAGCTCTCCCCCGAGGCGCAGCACGCGCTCGCGGTGCTCAAGAAACTGCAATCGGTCTACGGCGAGGGCGACCCGCTGAGCCCGAAGACGAAGAGACTCGCCGACGAAGCCGGTTCCACGGCGACCGGGACCGGATCCACCGCGAAGGCGGTGAAGCTGCGCCGCCTGTACCAGCGCACCGTGTCCACCGCGTTCAACAATCTGGACAACCAACTTGTCCGGTACATGAAGAGCCTCGCGGGCAATCACTCGCTCGACAAGGCGGCCGTCAACAAGCTGCTGCGCGATGTCGATGTCGCGCTCGCGGAACTCGGTCCCGCCGCCTATACCAAAGAGGGCCAGATGCGCGTGCACCAGATCCTCACGGTGGCCGTGCAGCGCGCCGAGAAGATCGTCACGGGCGGACAGGCCTCCTCGTCGGCGACGACCGCGCAGATCAACGAACTCACCAGGCAGTACATCTACAACCTGGCAGGCCAGAACTACACGCCCAGAACCGTTTCCGCCGCCGGCGCGTCACCGACGGCGCAGCGAGCGATTCAGGAGGCACTGGCCCAGGTCGGCGATCCCTACGTGTGGGGCGCCGAGGGGCCGAATTCCTTCGACTGTTCCGGGCTGATGCAGTACGCCGCACGGGCGGCGGGTGTCAACATTCCGCGCGTCGCGGCCGACCAGTACCGCCAGCTGCCCAAGGTCCGGCCCCAGGATATCCAGCCGGGCGATCTGATCTTCCCCGCGGCACAGTACAACGGCGGCAATCCCGGCCACGTGATGATGTACATCGGCAACGGAAAATGCGTCGAGGCACCCAGCGCGGGCAAGAATGTCCAGGTGACATCGTTGCCGAGCAGCTACTACGCCAGCCGCTTCACCGGGTGA
- a CDS encoding transglycosylase SLT domain-containing protein — MGALVAIAAQYGSGAPGQAEQPYAPPQLTPSDAPTGPVAWDNAVSRTYTAGDHSRAGKGDAMGHLNAELSRLLGGAAADTTAGRAAVTAIIAETDAALTALGPVANTAAGQRQVIETLGNALQRAGAVLGQGQAATAVTAEQVTALANRYVAESNPARAPQAVRRASAGGGPPRGVPSGNTGVWINQALHILQQHGYDIRQIDPSAIAAIIQHESSGNPHAINLWDSNAAAGHPSKGLMQTIDSTFNAYALPGHRDIWNPVDNIIAGVRYSIARYGSVSDVPGIAQMRAGGSYVGY; from the coding sequence ATGGGCGCGCTGGTCGCCATCGCGGCCCAGTACGGTTCCGGCGCACCGGGTCAGGCCGAGCAACCCTACGCGCCGCCGCAGCTGACGCCCTCGGATGCGCCGACCGGACCGGTGGCCTGGGACAACGCTGTCAGCCGGACCTATACGGCCGGCGATCACAGCCGCGCGGGGAAGGGCGACGCGATGGGCCACCTCAACGCGGAGCTGTCGCGGCTGCTCGGCGGCGCGGCCGCCGACACCACGGCCGGTCGTGCGGCGGTCACGGCCATCATCGCCGAAACCGATGCCGCGCTCACGGCACTCGGCCCGGTCGCCAACACCGCGGCCGGCCAGCGCCAGGTGATCGAGACGCTCGGCAACGCGCTGCAACGTGCCGGGGCCGTGCTCGGACAAGGGCAGGCGGCGACCGCGGTGACGGCCGAACAGGTGACCGCGCTCGCGAATCGGTATGTCGCCGAGTCGAATCCGGCTCGCGCGCCGCAGGCGGTGCGCCGCGCGAGCGCCGGTGGCGGACCGCCGAGGGGGGTTCCGTCGGGTAACACCGGCGTGTGGATCAACCAGGCGCTGCACATCCTGCAGCAGCACGGCTACGACATCAGGCAGATCGATCCATCCGCCATCGCGGCGATCATTCAGCACGAGTCCAGCGGCAATCCGCACGCGATCAACCTGTGGGACAGCAATGCCGCCGCCGGTCATCCGTCGAAAGGTCTCATGCAGACCATCGATTCCACGTTCAACGCGTATGCGCTGCCCGGTCACCGCGACATCTGGAATCCGGTCGACAACATCATCGCCGGGGTGCGGTACTCCATCGCCCGCTACGGATCGGTGAGCGACGTGCCCGGTATCGCGCAGATGCGTGCGGGCGGTTCCTATGTGGGTTATTGA